A portion of the Microlunatus phosphovorus NM-1 genome contains these proteins:
- a CDS encoding ABC transporter permease codes for MNGVIDWGWVQRNLTMIAQLTGEHVILSIIPVLAAFVISIPLGYLVFRTGRFANVVLAILGVVYAIPSLALFVVMPAILGTKILNPLNIVVALTVYSVVLLVRSVVDGLRSVPATVNSSAAAVGFGRTRRLFRVELPLAMPVIFAGLRVVTVSNIALVSVGAVIGIGALGELFTRGLNAGFLTPIVVGLVLSLLLALIFDGLILLIQRGALPWARGRRSA; via the coding sequence ACTGGGGCTGGGTCCAGCGCAACCTCACGATGATCGCCCAGCTGACCGGTGAGCACGTGATCCTCTCGATCATCCCGGTGCTCGCCGCCTTCGTGATCTCGATCCCGCTCGGCTACCTGGTGTTTCGGACCGGGAGGTTCGCCAACGTCGTCCTGGCCATCCTCGGCGTGGTCTATGCGATCCCGTCGCTGGCACTGTTCGTCGTGATGCCGGCGATCCTCGGCACCAAGATCTTGAATCCGCTCAACATCGTGGTCGCCTTGACGGTCTATTCGGTGGTGCTGCTCGTCCGCAGCGTCGTCGACGGTCTCCGTTCGGTGCCTGCGACTGTCAACTCCTCGGCCGCCGCGGTGGGCTTCGGTCGGACCAGGCGCCTGTTCCGAGTCGAACTGCCGCTGGCCATGCCGGTGATCTTCGCCGGTCTGCGGGTGGTCACGGTCTCCAACATCGCGTTGGTCAGCGTGGGCGCCGTGATCGGCATCGGAGCGCTCGGTGAGCTCTTCACCCGCGGCCTGAACGCCGGGTTCTTGACCCCGATCGTGGTCGGTCTGGTGCTCAGCCTGCTGCTGGCTCTGATCTTCGATGGACTCATCCTGCTGATCCAACGCGGGGCGCTTCCCTGGGCTCGCGGACGGAGGTCGGCATGA
- a CDS encoding ABC transporter permease codes for MIWSYLLDPANWTAPNNGILVLLGQHLAYTALSVLVAAVIGIPFGILIGHTGHGRFIGIGLSNAARAIPSLGLLVLVVTLLSNGIGPIIGVLAILALPPILTATAAGVEGADHEAVHAARALGMTGNQIIGKVEWPLALPLVISGLRSATLQVVATATIAAFVSAGGLGQLLLSGQATANYAEMFAGAVMVAVLAIVLDLILGLFGWLAARKSTPGRAGEIAFAAA; via the coding sequence ATGATCTGGAGTTACCTGCTGGACCCGGCCAACTGGACGGCGCCGAACAACGGCATCCTCGTTCTACTCGGCCAGCATCTGGCGTACACCGCCCTCTCGGTGCTCGTCGCTGCCGTGATCGGCATCCCGTTCGGCATCCTGATCGGGCACACCGGGCATGGCCGGTTCATCGGGATCGGGCTGAGCAACGCCGCCCGGGCGATCCCCAGCCTCGGTCTGCTGGTCCTGGTCGTCACCTTGCTGAGCAACGGGATCGGACCGATCATCGGCGTGCTGGCGATCCTGGCCCTGCCCCCGATCCTGACGGCCACCGCCGCCGGGGTGGAAGGCGCCGACCACGAGGCGGTGCACGCCGCCCGCGCGCTGGGCATGACCGGCAATCAGATCATCGGCAAGGTGGAGTGGCCCTTGGCGCTCCCGCTGGTCATCTCGGGTCTACGCAGCGCCACGCTGCAGGTCGTCGCCACCGCCACGATCGCGGCGTTCGTCTCGGCAGGTGGACTCGGGCAGTTGCTGCTCAGCGGGCAGGCGACCGCCAACTATGCCGAGATGTTCGCCGGCGCCGTCATGGTCGCTGTGTTGGCCATCGTGCTGGATCTGATTCTCGGGCTGTTCGGCTGGCTGGCGGCCCGCAAGAGCACGCCAGGCCGCGCCGGCGAGATCGCGTTCGCGGCAGCATAG
- a CDS encoding ABC transporter substrate-binding protein has translation MLAALALGTAAFALAACGGTGDPLSDSSSAPGTSKVIVGSANFTESQVLGELYAQAMQAKGVQVETKPGIGSREVYIKALKDGSISVVPEYTGNLLLYVDPEATATTESEIMQALPAAIGEELKVLEPSQAQDQDVYVVTKQTAQQHGIASLDDLKKISANSILGGPSELQDRAYGPPGLEKIYGAKFKQFKPYDAPAVKVKDLNDNKIQVATFFTTEAAIRDNGYVMLTDPQSMILPQNVIPLARADMATNTAAVEAINAVQKALTTDELTALNKQVDSGQEEPHEAAAAWLKAKGLVS, from the coding sequence ATGCTGGCCGCTCTCGCCCTTGGTACGGCGGCGTTCGCGCTCGCCGCCTGTGGCGGCACGGGCGACCCGCTGTCTGACAGTTCGTCAGCCCCGGGCACCAGCAAGGTGATCGTAGGCTCGGCCAACTTCACCGAGAGCCAGGTGCTGGGCGAGCTCTATGCGCAGGCGATGCAGGCCAAGGGCGTCCAGGTCGAGACCAAACCAGGTATTGGCTCGCGTGAGGTCTACATCAAGGCACTCAAGGACGGCTCCATCTCGGTCGTCCCCGAGTACACCGGCAATCTGCTGCTCTATGTCGATCCCGAGGCGACTGCGACCACCGAGTCGGAGATCATGCAGGCGCTGCCCGCGGCGATCGGTGAGGAGCTGAAGGTGCTTGAGCCGTCGCAGGCTCAGGATCAGGACGTGTATGTGGTCACCAAGCAGACCGCGCAGCAGCATGGCATCGCGTCCCTCGATGATCTGAAGAAGATCTCGGCCAACTCGATTCTCGGCGGCCCCTCGGAGCTGCAGGACCGCGCGTACGGTCCGCCCGGGCTGGAGAAGATCTACGGCGCGAAGTTCAAGCAGTTCAAGCCGTACGACGCGCCGGCGGTGAAGGTGAAGGACCTGAACGACAACAAGATCCAGGTCGCGACCTTCTTCACCACCGAGGCGGCGATCCGGGACAACGGCTACGTGATGCTGACCGACCCGCAGTCGATGATCCTGCCGCAGAACGTGATCCCGCTGGCGCGGGCCGACATGGCCACCAACACTGCGGCGGTCGAGGCGATCAACGCCGTGCAGAAGGCGCTCACCACCGACGAGCTGACCGCCTTGAACAAGCAGGTCGACTCGGGCCAGGAGGAGCCGCACGAGGCGGCGGCCGCCTGGCTGAAGGCCAAGGGACTGGTTTCCTGA
- a CDS encoding helix-turn-helix transcriptional regulator, with product MYEYRESTSPLVSVVWRSQAEEDGSYVDAANEYWGLAFGTGREAPFEAVLIGPSLTTRELEVRAGDDNWGVEFRAHVFLHRVPKLDVLGEMRQLPTDGRFFELGGVRFPVPSYDTMEDLVAAMVGQGVLTASPELARALAGEDAGYSERQLQRRFSAEVGLGRKQVEQLQRARRAYALLQAGRSIAEAAVEAGYADQAHLTRAFRLIAGRTPARILADTTDEFASRPTGG from the coding sequence ATGTACGAGTACCGCGAATCGACCTCGCCGTTGGTCTCCGTCGTGTGGCGCTCGCAGGCCGAGGAGGACGGCAGCTATGTCGACGCCGCCAACGAGTACTGGGGATTGGCGTTCGGCACCGGACGCGAAGCCCCGTTCGAGGCGGTGCTGATCGGGCCGAGTCTGACCACTCGGGAGCTCGAGGTGCGGGCGGGCGATGACAACTGGGGGGTTGAGTTCCGGGCGCACGTGTTTCTGCACCGCGTGCCCAAGCTCGATGTGCTCGGCGAGATGCGGCAGTTGCCCACCGACGGTCGATTCTTCGAACTGGGCGGGGTGCGGTTCCCGGTGCCCAGCTACGACACGATGGAGGACCTGGTCGCCGCGATGGTCGGACAGGGCGTGCTCACCGCGTCGCCGGAGTTGGCGCGTGCGCTGGCCGGGGAGGACGCCGGATACTCCGAGCGGCAACTGCAACGCCGGTTCAGTGCCGAGGTGGGGCTGGGGCGTAAGCAGGTCGAGCAGCTGCAGCGGGCCCGCCGGGCGTACGCACTGCTGCAGGCCGGCCGGTCGATTGCGGAGGCGGCCGTGGAGGCGGGGTATGCCGACCAGGCGCACCTGACCCGCGCCTTCCGGCTGATCGCCGGCCGGACACCGGCCCGGATCCTGGCCGACACGACCGACGAGTTCGCCAGCCGCCCGACCGGCGGTTGA
- a CDS encoding epoxide hydrolase family protein — MTTSTDLTTRTSSVPPVPQTALDELHGRLDAVRWPRVVDESAAGHGFPMATTRRLAGHWRTSFDWRGVEAELDRLGQQLVTVPDGRQLHFMHAKAASATGMPVLLVHGWPDSSLRFTKLIPLLTAAGHDVVVPTIPGYGFSDQPTAEMSPALVAEDLSWLMTELGYARYAAHGGDWGSAIATALATAHPESVAALHLTDVPWDKTFSVDREQASPVEQVYLDAATKWGEGQTYLLANTTNPDTIAVALSDSPVGLLAWIAEMYQDWSEDPISDDDVLALVSLLWLTNSVRSSMRLYSEPAGAWDEDAWGEESWADSADRGDGDTEWGNADAAESAEAGEVSGDTGEGSESGESGWQGGWHVGQVEVPTGFALFPKDLAGVPPREFAERFFAVERFTVMPRGGHFAALEQPDLLAEDLIAFLAGR; from the coding sequence ATGACCACTTCAACGGATCTGACCACTCGTACCTCCAGTGTGCCGCCGGTGCCGCAGACCGCGCTCGACGAGCTGCATGGCCGACTCGATGCCGTCCGCTGGCCCCGGGTGGTCGACGAGTCGGCGGCCGGTCACGGGTTCCCGATGGCGACGACGCGCCGGCTGGCCGGGCACTGGCGTACGAGCTTTGACTGGCGGGGCGTCGAAGCGGAACTCGATCGGCTGGGCCAGCAGCTGGTCACCGTGCCGGACGGGCGCCAGTTGCACTTCATGCACGCCAAAGCAGCGTCGGCGACGGGCATGCCGGTGCTGTTGGTCCACGGCTGGCCGGACTCCTCGCTGCGCTTCACGAAGCTGATCCCGCTGTTGACCGCCGCCGGCCACGACGTCGTCGTACCGACCATCCCCGGGTACGGGTTCAGCGACCAGCCGACGGCGGAGATGTCGCCGGCGCTCGTTGCCGAAGACCTCAGTTGGCTGATGACCGAACTCGGTTACGCCCGATATGCGGCGCATGGTGGTGACTGGGGCAGTGCGATCGCGACCGCGCTGGCGACCGCTCATCCGGAGAGCGTCGCCGCCCTGCACCTGACCGATGTGCCGTGGGACAAGACGTTCTCGGTCGACCGCGAGCAGGCGAGCCCGGTCGAGCAGGTCTATCTCGACGCGGCCACCAAGTGGGGAGAAGGGCAGACCTATCTGCTGGCCAACACCACCAATCCCGACACCATCGCGGTCGCGCTCAGCGACTCACCGGTCGGTCTGCTCGCCTGGATCGCGGAGATGTATCAGGACTGGAGCGAGGACCCGATCTCCGACGACGACGTCCTGGCCCTGGTGAGCCTGCTTTGGTTGACGAACTCGGTCCGGTCCTCGATGCGGCTCTACTCCGAGCCTGCGGGCGCGTGGGACGAAGATGCCTGGGGTGAAGAATCCTGGGCGGACAGTGCTGACAGGGGTGACGGAGACACGGAGTGGGGGAATGCTGACGCGGCGGAGTCGGCGGAGGCCGGCGAGGTGTCGGGGGACACCGGCGAGGGGAGCGAGAGCGGGGAATCCGGTTGGCAGGGTGGCTGGCATGTCGGTCAGGTCGAGGTGCCGACCGGGTTTGCCCTCTTCCCCAAGGACCTGGCGGGTGTCCCGCCGCGCGAGTTCGCCGAGCGGTTCTTCGCGGTCGAGCGGTTCACTGTGATGCCGCGCGGTGGTCATTTCGCCGCACTCGAGCAGCCTGACCTGCTGGCTGAGGATCTGATCGCCTTCCTGGCCGGCCGCTGA